One segment of Pseudoalteromonas rubra DNA contains the following:
- a CDS encoding substrate-binding periplasmic protein, whose amino-acid sequence MIYRLLITILLVLVTPLVMGTPNFKVVYYDGFPPYSYKNEAGQMTGILVDIVTEVIEKQMGLNVVHKGYPWGRAQRMVFNGQADAFISVPTDARLQHVSISDTPVFVGPINLFTYRHHPGLDILMRVSDTEGLRAFQILDYIGNGWGEANLPQNQYTRSLTPNISNALQMLAKKRGDVVVTDKVVARYFIAKHQLQDAIIEIPTTLDIVSFSLCISNQSPHLGILAAFSKKITQFRQQGGEQSVLEKYR is encoded by the coding sequence ATGATCTATCGTCTTTTAATCACGATTTTGCTTGTGCTCGTTACCCCTTTAGTGATGGGAACACCCAATTTTAAAGTGGTTTATTATGACGGCTTCCCACCTTATTCCTATAAAAACGAGGCAGGCCAGATGACAGGTATTCTGGTCGACATTGTCACTGAAGTCATTGAAAAGCAAATGGGCCTGAATGTAGTGCATAAAGGCTACCCCTGGGGCAGAGCCCAAAGAATGGTGTTCAACGGACAGGCAGATGCTTTTATCTCTGTGCCCACCGATGCGCGACTCCAGCATGTCAGTATCTCTGATACGCCGGTATTTGTCGGGCCCATCAACCTCTTCACCTACCGTCATCACCCTGGCCTGGACATTCTGATGCGTGTATCGGACACTGAAGGCCTGCGCGCTTTTCAGATCCTCGACTATATAGGTAATGGCTGGGGAGAAGCCAATCTGCCGCAAAATCAATATACCCGTAGTCTGACACCCAATATCTCGAATGCACTGCAGATGCTGGCAAAGAAAAGAGGCGATGTGGTGGTAACCGACAAAGTGGTTGCGCGGTATTTTATCGCAAAGCACCAATTACAGGATGCCATCATTGAAATACCCACAACCCTCGACATTGTCTCTTTCTCACTGTGTATCTCTAATCAATCACCCCATCTCGGCATACTGGCGGCCTTTTCAAAAAAGATAACCCAGTTTCGCCAGCAAGGGGGTGAGCAAAGCGTTTTGGAGAAATACCGCTAG
- a CDS encoding sensor histidine kinase, with amino-acid sequence MAPIHMSLRRYILAALLVLATLVISLLSVLWTNSFFTGLDDMMKGTMLNVAQAHHPQPGRPVRAHNFVVASQWQDLPQTIRATFSRQALEANALYKQVTRDNMFTRPSEARFVLYFKKPDGQSGYVAHHFTAPKMPPKTWFQGPEILGVLFALGTLALFAAVLVILLRTVTRPVAKLHDWAAGLDHQTLNDPPPVFRYHELTTLAELIQQSLQQVKHSLDREQEFVSYASHELRTPIAVIRSSVELLHRLGSTPDDKGKKALMRIDHASQAMVALTETLLWLSRKGQPLRDLKAVRLADLIDAQLEDLAYLKQGKHIVLAVHSDGYQCELSQSGATIVIGNLLRNALQHTHHGTISITQTQHIIEIENRENDDEHTKTGQDPGQDDELNNGSGYGLGLDLARRLCDELQWQLNIAHDTRRFCVTLVLSPRY; translated from the coding sequence ATGGCCCCCATACATATGAGTCTGCGCCGCTACATTCTTGCTGCCCTGCTGGTGCTGGCCACCTTAGTGATCAGTTTGTTGTCCGTACTGTGGACCAACAGCTTTTTTACCGGGCTCGATGACATGATGAAAGGCACTATGCTGAATGTCGCCCAGGCGCACCACCCGCAACCCGGTCGACCAGTAAGGGCTCACAACTTTGTGGTGGCCAGTCAGTGGCAGGATTTACCCCAGACCATTCGTGCCACCTTTTCGCGTCAGGCTCTTGAAGCAAATGCCTTATACAAACAGGTAACCCGGGATAATATGTTTACCCGCCCCAGTGAAGCCCGATTTGTACTGTATTTTAAAAAGCCGGATGGTCAGTCCGGCTATGTTGCTCACCATTTTACTGCGCCGAAAATGCCACCTAAAACCTGGTTCCAGGGACCGGAAATCTTAGGGGTGCTATTTGCGCTGGGCACTCTCGCGTTGTTTGCCGCCGTGCTGGTGATACTGCTGCGTACTGTCACCCGGCCTGTGGCAAAGCTACATGACTGGGCTGCCGGGTTGGATCATCAGACGCTCAACGACCCACCCCCGGTTTTTCGCTATCACGAGTTAACCACTCTTGCCGAGCTGATCCAGCAAAGCCTGCAACAGGTCAAGCACAGCCTTGATCGGGAGCAGGAGTTTGTCAGCTATGCCAGTCACGAGCTACGCACCCCCATTGCAGTGATCCGCAGCAGCGTGGAGCTGCTGCATCGCCTTGGCAGCACGCCTGATGACAAAGGTAAAAAAGCACTGATGCGCATCGACCACGCCAGCCAGGCGATGGTAGCACTGACCGAGACCTTGCTGTGGCTAAGCCGAAAGGGGCAACCGCTGAGAGATTTAAAAGCAGTTAGACTGGCTGACCTGATAGATGCCCAGCTGGAGGATCTGGCTTACCTTAAGCAGGGAAAACACATTGTTCTGGCTGTGCACAGCGATGGCTATCAGTGTGAATTGTCACAATCCGGCGCAACCATCGTCATTGGTAACCTGCTCAGAAACGCCTTACAACACACCCATCATGGCACAATTTCAATCACACAAACACAGCATATTATCGAGATTGAAAACCGAGAAAATGACGATGAGCACACTAAAACCGGGCAAGACCCGGGCCAGGATGATGAACTCAACAATGGGTCGGGCTATGGGCTGGGCCTGGACTTAGCACGCAGACTGTGTGACGAGCTGCAATGGCAACTCAACATTGCCCATGACACCAGGCGCTTTTGTGTAACTTTGGTTTTGTCACCGCGCTACTAA
- a CDS encoding response regulator transcription factor yields the protein MINVILVEDDLALAGNIIDYFELENIICDHAANGIAALNLIRDNLYQVIILDLNLPRMDGLQICQALRDEGNDTSVIMLTARDQLEDKLAGFATGCDDYLVKPFAMAELVVRVRTLAKRKSGEVKRLELAELHLDLDNREATYQGAQLKLSPTGIIILETLLRAYPNMVTRQMLLQAVWGDEQPDSNALKVHIHHLRKALSICNPMLTLDAIPRQGFKLHCHKERV from the coding sequence ATGATCAACGTCATTTTAGTTGAGGATGACCTGGCGCTGGCCGGGAACATTATTGATTACTTTGAACTGGAAAACATCATCTGCGACCACGCAGCCAATGGCATTGCCGCACTCAACCTGATCCGCGACAATCTGTATCAGGTGATCATTCTGGATTTGAACCTGCCGCGCATGGATGGCTTACAGATCTGCCAGGCACTGCGCGACGAGGGCAATGATACCTCAGTGATTATGCTTACAGCGAGGGATCAACTCGAAGACAAACTGGCAGGTTTTGCCACCGGTTGTGATGACTACCTGGTCAAACCCTTTGCCATGGCAGAACTGGTGGTGCGGGTCAGAACCTTAGCCAAACGTAAAAGTGGTGAAGTTAAACGGCTGGAACTGGCTGAATTACACCTGGATCTGGATAACCGGGAAGCCACTTACCAGGGAGCACAGCTCAAACTCAGCCCGACAGGCATAATCATCCTCGAGACCCTGCTTCGTGCTTATCCAAATATGGTTACGAGACAGATGCTATTGCAGGCCGTTTGGGGCGATGAACAACCCGACAGTAATGCGCTTAAAGTACATATTCATCACCTGCGCAAAGCGCTCTCAATATGCAACCCGATGCTCACCCTTGACGCCATCCCGAGACAAGGGTTTAAACTCCATTGCCACAAGGAGCGCGTTTAA
- a CDS encoding nucleotidyltransferase family protein: protein MDCCNQRSYETPEGKITSLIRRDRLRVEALNLVAQLDLPQCYIAAGFVRNLVWDALHKFKHSTPLHDVDVIYFDPAESDPNAYQKYEAQLTKCMPRLNWQVRNQAKMHQYNGDPAYHSTLDAMHHWPEKETAVAARQISPNTYELIAAFGFDSLFSLCITHNPKRSRAIFDSRVHSKQWLTKWPALKLAKSHEHDCISL from the coding sequence ATGGACTGCTGCAACCAGCGCTCATATGAGACACCAGAGGGTAAGATAACCTCACTAATTCGACGAGATAGACTCAGAGTCGAAGCGCTCAATCTGGTGGCGCAATTAGATTTACCGCAATGCTATATCGCAGCCGGTTTTGTTCGAAACTTAGTCTGGGACGCATTGCACAAATTTAAGCATTCCACGCCATTACATGATGTAGACGTAATCTACTTCGACCCTGCTGAGTCTGACCCCAATGCGTATCAAAAGTACGAAGCACAACTCACCAAGTGCATGCCCCGGCTTAACTGGCAAGTACGTAATCAAGCTAAAATGCATCAGTATAATGGGGATCCAGCTTATCACAGTACTCTGGACGCGATGCATCACTGGCCAGAAAAAGAAACAGCTGTGGCAGCCAGACAGATCTCACCGAACACATACGAACTTATCGCAGCTTTTGGATTTGACTCACTGTTCAGCCTCTGTATTACGCACAACCCAAAAAGATCGAGGGCTATTTTTGACAGTCGCGTACATTCAAAACAATGGCTAACCAAATGGCCAGCGCTAAAACTAGCGAAATCACACGAGCACGATTGCATTTCACTATAG
- a CDS encoding acyltransferase family protein, whose amino-acid sequence MNKSRYSELDWLRVLLIFAVFLHHVFMPFNGDGWHVMNRESSKALDDIMVYFEQVRLHTLFFIAGAGSVLLLNKVSAGTFLTTKLHRLLIPLIFAMMIVVPPQNYFENITEYHSLADAYRSLMFAFNANHLWFIEFLFVFMLLAVPVNLALGASSGRALLSVLERITAHKHGLMLLGLVIIGVRLCLKTVMPSQDPSLFNLSVSLFFLLFFLAGMCFIKSPGIWLALEHNRATNFKWLLFSSVTFYAWYYRPDINEYTSVEVRWQLWWLISALVSWSGLLTLVGYASAWCKKTPNWLRRTNELIYPFYIVHQTVIVALAFYIVQWDAGIAVKSLSLLFSSLIICAAICYFVIRPFNLTRYLFGLKTTQSKVPESARLSEEK is encoded by the coding sequence ATGAATAAATCTCGCTACTCAGAATTGGACTGGCTCAGAGTCTTATTAATTTTTGCGGTATTTTTGCATCATGTGTTTATGCCATTTAACGGAGATGGCTGGCACGTTATGAACCGTGAATCCAGCAAGGCCCTCGATGATATCATGGTGTACTTTGAACAAGTCAGACTGCACACCTTATTCTTCATAGCGGGAGCAGGATCGGTATTACTGCTTAATAAAGTATCAGCAGGCACCTTCCTGACCACCAAGCTGCATCGCTTACTTATCCCGCTCATCTTCGCAATGATGATTGTCGTGCCACCCCAGAATTACTTCGAAAACATCACTGAATATCACAGTTTAGCAGACGCATATCGTAGCCTAATGTTTGCTTTTAATGCTAATCACCTGTGGTTTATTGAGTTTCTGTTTGTTTTTATGTTACTGGCTGTGCCGGTTAATTTGGCGCTCGGTGCATCATCTGGCCGCGCGCTACTTAGCGTACTGGAACGCATCACGGCACATAAACATGGCCTGATGTTGCTGGGGTTAGTTATCATTGGGGTGCGGCTGTGCCTTAAAACCGTTATGCCCTCACAAGACCCAAGCTTATTCAACCTGTCAGTCTCACTGTTCTTCTTGCTGTTTTTTCTGGCCGGTATGTGCTTTATAAAAAGCCCCGGGATTTGGCTCGCTCTGGAACATAACCGCGCCACTAATTTTAAGTGGTTGCTCTTTAGCTCAGTCACATTCTATGCTTGGTATTACAGACCTGACATTAACGAATATACGTCGGTAGAAGTGCGCTGGCAACTCTGGTGGCTGATCAGTGCACTCGTTTCCTGGTCAGGCTTATTAACCCTCGTCGGCTATGCCAGTGCATGGTGCAAAAAAACGCCCAACTGGCTGCGTCGGACTAATGAATTGATTTATCCCTTTTATATTGTGCATCAAACCGTGATTGTTGCGCTCGCTTTTTATATTGTGCAGTGGGACGCGGGTATTGCCGTCAAATCATTAAGCCTGTTGTTTTCGTCGCTCATCATTTGCGCTGCGATTTGTTATTTTGTCATCAGGCCATTTAACCTCACGCGTTACCTGTTTGGCCTGAAAACGACGCAATCAAAGGTCCCTGAAAGCGCGAGATTGTCTGAAGAAAAGTAA